A single Pseudomonas sp. DC1.2 DNA region contains:
- a CDS encoding cation:proton antiporter → MHAISFIQDLAVIMLVAGVVTVLFHRLKQPVVLGYIVAGFIIGPHTPPFGLIHDEQTIKTLAELGVIFLMFCLGLEFSLRKLFKVGATAFIAAFLEIVLMIWVGYEIGRWFDWSTMDSLFLGAILAISSTTIIVKALNDLKMKNERFAQLIFGVLIVEDILGIGIIALLSSIAVSGSVSSGEVFSTVGKLSLFMIVALVIGILLVPRLLAYVAKFESNEMLLITVLGLCFGFCLLVVKLEYSMVLGAFLIGAIMAESRQLVKIERLIEPVRDLFSAIFFVAIGLMLDPVILLQYAWPIAVITVAVVLGKMLSCGLGAFIAGNDGRTSLRVGMGLSQIGEFSFIIAALGMTLQVTSHFLYPVAVAVSVMTTLLTPYLIRAADPLSIKLAAVMPTRLSRVLGMYGEWLRSIQPQGEGALLASMIRRILLQVGVNLALVIATFFSGAFFAERMAAYLQGWISDPSWQKALVWGGALLLSLPFLIAAYRKLKALSMLLAEMGVKPEMAGRHTQRVRRVIAEVIPILSLLVIFLLLAALSASILPTNKLLVLIAVVAAAVATVLWRWFIRVHTRMQVALLETLDNHKDSSGH, encoded by the coding sequence ATGCATGCCATCAGTTTCATTCAGGACTTGGCAGTGATCATGCTAGTCGCCGGCGTGGTGACCGTACTTTTCCATCGACTGAAACAGCCCGTGGTGCTCGGCTACATCGTCGCGGGTTTCATCATCGGCCCGCACACCCCGCCGTTCGGTTTGATTCACGACGAACAAACCATCAAGACCCTCGCCGAGTTGGGGGTGATTTTCCTGATGTTCTGCCTGGGTCTTGAGTTCAGCCTGCGCAAATTGTTCAAGGTCGGTGCCACTGCATTTATCGCAGCGTTCCTGGAAATCGTGCTGATGATCTGGGTCGGCTACGAAATTGGCCGCTGGTTCGATTGGAGCACGATGGATTCGTTGTTCCTGGGCGCGATCCTGGCGATTTCCTCGACCACTATCATCGTCAAGGCCCTCAATGACCTGAAGATGAAGAACGAGCGCTTTGCGCAGCTCATTTTCGGTGTGCTGATTGTCGAGGACATCCTTGGCATTGGCATCATTGCCTTACTGTCGAGCATCGCGGTCAGCGGCTCAGTCAGTTCCGGGGAAGTGTTTTCCACGGTCGGCAAGCTGTCGCTGTTCATGATCGTCGCACTGGTCATCGGCATCTTGCTGGTGCCGCGACTGCTGGCCTATGTGGCCAAGTTCGAAAGCAACGAGATGCTGTTGATCACGGTGCTGGGCCTGTGTTTTGGCTTCTGCCTGCTGGTAGTAAAGCTCGAATACAGCATGGTCCTGGGCGCGTTCCTGATTGGCGCGATCATGGCCGAATCCCGGCAGCTGGTGAAGATAGAGCGCTTGATCGAACCGGTTCGCGACCTGTTCAGTGCGATCTTCTTCGTGGCCATTGGCTTGATGCTCGACCCGGTAATTCTGCTGCAATACGCTTGGCCGATAGCCGTGATTACCGTGGCCGTGGTGCTGGGCAAGATGCTGTCCTGCGGCTTAGGTGCCTTTATCGCTGGTAATGATGGACGGACCTCGCTGCGAGTCGGGATGGGCCTTTCGCAGATTGGCGAATTTTCCTTCATCATCGCCGCGCTGGGCATGACCTTGCAGGTCACCAGCCACTTTCTCTACCCGGTGGCCGTCGCGGTATCGGTGATGACTACGCTGCTGACGCCCTACCTGATTCGCGCGGCCGATCCGTTATCGATCAAGCTTGCCGCCGTGATGCCTACGCGATTGAGCCGAGTGCTGGGGATGTACGGCGAATGGTTGCGCAGCATCCAGCCACAGGGCGAGGGTGCGCTGCTGGCGTCGATGATTCGGCGCATTTTGTTGCAGGTGGGTGTCAATCTGGCGCTGGTGATTGCGACTTTCTTCTCTGGCGCGTTTTTCGCCGAGCGCATGGCTGCTTATCTGCAAGGCTGGATCAGTGACCCAAGCTGGCAGAAAGCGCTGGTCTGGGGTGGGGCGTTGCTGTTATCGCTGCCCTTCCTGATTGCTGCCTATCGCAAGCTCAAGGCACTGTCGATGCTGCTGGCAGAGATGGGCGTCAAACCGGAGATGGCTGGCCGCCATACACAGCGAGTGCGCCGGGTGATCGCTGAAGTGATCCCGATCCTCTCGCTGCTGGTGATCTTCCTGCTACTGGCCGCTTTGTCGGCCAGTATTCTCCCGACCAACAAGTTGCTAGTGCTGATCGCCGTGGTGGCGGCCGCCGTAGCCACCGTGCTGTGGCGCTGGTTCATCCGTGTACACACGCGCATGCAGGTGGCGTTGTTGGAAACCCTGGACAACCACAAGGATTCGTCCGGGCACTGA
- a CDS encoding SMI1/KNR4 family protein yields MEEIIEQLREANEPVPVPLELPDEDQIVEIEEQLFIDIPFVFREFLLTVSDVVYGSLEPVTVTDPQSHTYLPDVAANAWDAGVDRSMIPICQDGDDYYLVEEDGTVVLWQAEEELIAEETWESVWHWARDVWLES; encoded by the coding sequence GTGGAAGAAATCATCGAACAACTGCGTGAAGCCAACGAACCGGTACCGGTCCCCTTGGAGTTGCCCGACGAAGATCAGATCGTGGAAATCGAAGAACAACTGTTCATCGACATTCCGTTTGTCTTCAGAGAATTTTTGCTGACCGTCAGCGACGTCGTCTACGGCAGCCTGGAGCCGGTGACCGTCACCGACCCGCAATCCCACACCTACCTGCCGGACGTTGCCGCCAACGCCTGGGACGCTGGCGTTGATCGCAGCATGATCCCGATCTGCCAGGACGGTGACGACTACTACCTGGTTGAAGAAGACGGCACCGTGGTGCTGTGGCAAGCCGAAGAAGAACTGATTGCCGAAGAAACCTGGGAATCGGTCTGGCACTGGGCGCGGGACGTCTGGCTGGAAAGCTGA
- the pdxY gene encoding pyridoxal kinase PdxY — MKRSPHLLAIQSHVVFGHAGNSAAVFPMQRVGVNVWPLNTVQFSNHTQYGQWAGEILPPHQIPELIEGIAAIGELGHCDAVLSGYLGSAAQGRAILTGVARIKSVNPKALYLCDPVMGHPEKGCSVPVEVSDFLLEEAAAVADFMCPNQLELDSFSGRKPQSLFDCLAMAQALLARGPKAILVKHLEYPGKLADGFEMLLVTAEGSWHLRRPLLAFPRQPVGVGDLTSGLFLARVLLGDSLLAAFEFTAAAVHEVLLETQACASYELELVRAQDRIAHPRVRFEATAISL; from the coding sequence ATGAAACGTTCGCCTCATCTGCTCGCCATCCAGTCCCACGTGGTGTTCGGCCACGCAGGCAACAGCGCCGCGGTTTTCCCGATGCAACGGGTCGGGGTTAACGTATGGCCGCTCAATACCGTGCAATTCTCCAATCACACGCAATATGGGCAATGGGCCGGAGAAATATTGCCGCCCCATCAGATTCCCGAGCTGATTGAAGGGATCGCCGCGATCGGCGAGTTGGGCCACTGTGACGCGGTGCTGTCCGGTTACCTTGGCAGCGCCGCCCAAGGGCGGGCGATTCTGACGGGAGTGGCGCGGATCAAGTCGGTCAATCCCAAGGCGTTGTACCTGTGCGACCCGGTGATGGGGCATCCGGAAAAGGGTTGCAGTGTGCCGGTGGAGGTCAGTGATTTCCTGCTGGAAGAGGCGGCAGCCGTGGCGGACTTCATGTGCCCGAACCAGCTGGAGTTGGACAGTTTCTCGGGGCGCAAGCCGCAGTCGCTGTTCGATTGCCTCGCCATGGCGCAAGCGCTACTGGCGCGGGGGCCGAAGGCAATCCTGGTCAAACACCTGGAATATCCCGGCAAGTTGGCGGACGGATTCGAAATGTTGTTGGTGACTGCCGAGGGCAGCTGGCACCTACGTCGGCCGCTGCTCGCGTTTCCCCGACAGCCAGTGGGCGTTGGTGATTTGACGTCCGGGTTGTTCCTGGCCCGCGTGCTGCTGGGCGACAGTCTGCTCGCGGCGTTTGAGTTCACGGCAGCGGCGGTGCATGAAGTGCTGTTGGAAACCCAGGCGTGCGCCAGTTACGAGCTGGAGTTGGTGCGGGCGCAAGACCGGATTGCTCATCCACGTGTACGGTTTGAGGCGACAGCGATCAGTCTTTGA
- a CDS encoding Tim44 domain-containing protein, with protein MKRFLSIAMALCIGLTMSLDANAKRFGGGKSVGAAPTHQTSQMAPSSPGMGGAAATAGAAGAAGAAAKAGGASRWLGPLAGIAAGGLLASMFMGGGFQGMQIFDILIMVVIGFVIFRFIAARRRKQQEHLAPAGAPMQREVFENKPAGGSIFGGSAAPAARPVINAPAWFNEQNFIEAARNHFQSLQQHWDANEMDKIAEFVTPQMLEFLKRERAELGDGFQSTFIENLTVQLDGVDDRADKTIATLTFSGVSKNSRFDQGEVFSESWNMERPQGDNQPWLVAGIRQNG; from the coding sequence ATGAAACGTTTTCTTAGCATCGCCATGGCGTTGTGCATCGGCCTGACGATGAGCCTCGACGCCAACGCCAAGCGCTTTGGTGGCGGCAAAAGCGTCGGCGCTGCGCCGACCCACCAGACCAGCCAAATGGCCCCTTCTTCTCCAGGCATGGGCGGCGCTGCGGCGACCGCTGGTGCTGCCGGCGCCGCTGGCGCTGCAGCCAAGGCCGGCGGTGCTTCGCGCTGGCTCGGCCCTCTGGCCGGTATCGCCGCTGGCGGCCTGTTGGCCTCCATGTTCATGGGCGGCGGTTTCCAGGGCATGCAGATCTTCGACATCCTGATCATGGTCGTCATCGGCTTTGTGATCTTCCGCTTCATTGCCGCACGTCGCCGCAAGCAGCAGGAGCATTTGGCTCCCGCTGGCGCGCCGATGCAGCGTGAAGTGTTCGAGAACAAACCTGCTGGCGGTTCGATCTTCGGCGGTTCGGCAGCCCCTGCCGCTCGTCCGGTGATCAACGCTCCGGCCTGGTTCAATGAACAAAACTTCATCGAAGCTGCGCGCAACCACTTCCAGTCGCTGCAGCAGCACTGGGACGCCAACGAAATGGACAAGATTGCCGAGTTCGTGACTCCGCAAATGCTTGAGTTCCTCAAGCGTGAGCGTGCAGAGCTGGGCGACGGTTTCCAGTCCACCTTCATCGAGAACCTCACCGTGCAACTGGACGGCGTGGATGATCGGGCAGACAAGACCATCGCTACCCTGACCTTCAGCGGTGTATCGAAGAACTCGCGTTTCGATCAAGGCGAAGTGTTCAGCGAAAGCTGGAATATGGAACGTCCGCAGGGCGACAACCAGCCTTGGCTGGTGGCCGGTATCCGTCAAAACGGTTGA
- a CDS encoding acyl-CoA thioesterase translates to MEPGNAQLSMTVLMTPDMANFSGNVHGGTLLKYLDEVAYACASRYAGRYVVTLSVDQVIFREPIHVGELVTFLASVNYTGNTSMEVGIKVVTENIRERSVRHTNSCFFTMVAVDDQRKPAAVPALQPQNSEDKRRFMQAQQRRQIRQELEKRYQEIKGDV, encoded by the coding sequence ATGGAACCCGGAAACGCCCAACTGTCGATGACGGTATTAATGACCCCCGACATGGCCAATTTCTCTGGCAATGTCCACGGCGGCACGCTGCTCAAATACCTCGACGAAGTGGCCTATGCCTGCGCCAGCCGCTATGCCGGCCGCTATGTCGTGACCCTGTCGGTGGATCAAGTGATTTTCCGCGAGCCGATTCATGTGGGCGAACTGGTGACCTTCCTGGCGTCGGTCAACTACACCGGTAATACGTCGATGGAGGTGGGCATCAAAGTGGTCACCGAAAACATTCGCGAACGCTCGGTGCGTCACACCAATAGCTGCTTCTTCACGATGGTAGCGGTAGACGACCAGCGCAAACCGGCCGCAGTCCCCGCGCTACAACCGCAGAATAGCGAAGACAAACGCCGCTTCATGCAGGCGCAGCAGCGCCGGCAGATTCGTCAAGAGCTGGAAAAGCGCTACCAGGAAATCAAGGGCGACGTCTGA